A genomic segment from Candidatus Brocadia sinica JPN1 encodes:
- a CDS encoding tetratricopeptide repeat protein, whose translation MNVNKKRFLVLFLINVLIAVHVILWYKFGYQKVGTFSLNGIVSLFGMGLLNSAAAFFIFVIFLTIFFGRLFCGWGCHFAFFQELALKILHKVGINPQIIHSKASIIQYVFLLKTLMVIFEFWFIYGYPQFRIGFNDTQVMTVDLPRNPFIIVSFIVFDAFLFIYLLGSRAFCRYVCPWAPMLAFFDNFSFWRIRKVNECKGCLICTRSCTMGIPVHEEIAQHNAVVNTNCIRCLACKNACPNGTLSYRWGLNVISITRRIEWLIPRQGNYGWYCDFFLIFCGLIVAYYTQKWLGSFQTFLGAAWGLCLGIFIMRYLERKHVPMSEIIQQKRKFLTVGLITLSTLVWCWATNTPPDIRFLLRGNRAFDLMEYDRAIAIYNQAINEYPSNYEIRAALALAYKQKGDFSRAITEYKILINSNPENAALHNNLGTVYYRNENYDLAIEQYKKSIQIDEQLMAAYGNLGLVFLKKGNVKEAIPFLRKVFQNEEDVVKCIDMLYKPNQEQTG comes from the coding sequence ATGAACGTCAATAAGAAAAGATTCTTAGTCCTGTTTTTGATAAACGTATTAATCGCTGTCCATGTCATTCTATGGTATAAATTTGGCTATCAAAAAGTCGGGACATTTAGTTTGAATGGAATTGTTAGCCTTTTCGGAATGGGCTTGCTAAATTCCGCGGCTGCATTTTTCATTTTTGTAATATTTCTAACGATCTTTTTTGGGAGGCTATTTTGCGGGTGGGGATGTCACTTTGCCTTCTTTCAGGAACTTGCCTTAAAAATTCTTCATAAAGTTGGAATAAATCCGCAAATCATCCACTCCAAAGCAAGTATCATCCAATACGTCTTTCTTCTGAAAACATTAATGGTAATTTTTGAATTTTGGTTTATTTACGGTTATCCCCAGTTTCGCATAGGATTCAATGATACGCAGGTAATGACCGTAGATCTTCCAAGAAATCCTTTCATTATCGTATCCTTTATCGTATTTGATGCCTTTCTGTTTATCTATCTTCTGGGATCGAGGGCATTTTGTAGATACGTGTGCCCTTGGGCACCCATGCTTGCGTTCTTTGATAATTTCAGTTTCTGGCGTATTCGAAAGGTTAATGAGTGCAAGGGCTGTCTGATCTGTACCAGGAGTTGCACTATGGGAATCCCGGTGCATGAGGAGATTGCTCAGCACAATGCTGTCGTAAATACAAATTGTATTCGCTGCCTTGCCTGTAAAAATGCCTGTCCAAATGGTACGTTGAGTTACCGATGGGGGTTAAATGTGATTTCAATTACCCGTCGAATTGAATGGTTGATTCCCAGGCAAGGTAATTATGGCTGGTATTGCGACTTTTTCCTTATCTTCTGTGGATTAATTGTTGCGTATTACACCCAAAAGTGGCTGGGGAGTTTTCAGACATTTCTTGGCGCTGCATGGGGGTTATGCCTGGGTATTTTCATTATGAGATACTTAGAGCGTAAGCACGTACCTATGTCAGAAATTATCCAACAAAAAAGAAAGTTTTTGACCGTGGGTTTGATAACCTTATCAACGCTTGTTTGGTGCTGGGCAACAAATACCCCGCCTGACATCCGTTTCTTATTGAGGGGAAACAGGGCCTTTGATTTAATGGAATATGACAGGGCCATTGCAATTTACAATCAGGCAATTAATGAATATCCCTCCAATTATGAGATTAGAGCCGCTCTTGCGCTGGCGTATAAACAGAAGGGCGATTTTAGTCGTGCAATAACAGAATATAAGATACTCATAAATAGTAATCCCGAAAATGCGGCACTTCACAATAATTTGGGAACAGTTTATTACAGGAATGAAAATTACGATTTAGCTATTGAGCAATACAAGAAGTCTATTCAAATAGATGAACAACTAATGGCCGCGTATGGTAATCTTGGTTTGGTATTTTTAAAAAAAGGGAATGTTAAGGAGGCTATTCCCTTTCTCAGAAAAGTCTTTCAAAATGAAGAAGATGTGGTAAAATGCATTGATATGTTATATAAACCCAATCAGGAACAAACCGGATAG
- a CDS encoding MOFRL family protein: MENTVVLSAGTDGIDGNTDAAGAIADGVTVTRAKRLASRSIS; this comes from the coding sequence TTGGAAAATACGGTTGTTCTCAGCGCGGGTACTGATGGTATAGACGGAAACACGGATGCTGCCGGGGCCATTGCAGATGGTGTTACCGTTACGCGTGCAAAGAGATTAGCATCCAGAAGCATATCTTGA
- the nrfH gene encoding cytochrome c nitrite reductase small subunit has translation MRILSGLNLCIIFLCCCVGIFIGLCGYTFYYANGASYLSNDPKACVNCHIMREQYDGWQKASHHAVATCNDCHIPHEFVPKYITKLKNGFWHSKGFTLQDFSEPIRILSKNRAILQKNCLYCHGEFVSEIATHPGNDRQMLDCIHCHSSVGHGPSR, from the coding sequence ATGAGAATTCTGTCGGGTTTAAATTTATGCATTATTTTCCTGTGTTGTTGTGTGGGAATATTTATCGGTTTATGCGGATACACATTTTACTATGCAAATGGGGCATCCTATCTATCGAACGATCCGAAGGCTTGCGTTAACTGCCATATCATGCGTGAACAATATGATGGATGGCAAAAAGCGAGTCATCATGCCGTTGCAACATGCAACGATTGCCATATACCACATGAGTTCGTGCCAAAATATATCACAAAACTAAAAAACGGTTTCTGGCATTCGAAGGGTTTTACCTTGCAGGATTTCAGTGAGCCAATTCGGATCCTGTCAAAAAACCGTGCCATTTTACAAAAGAATTGTCTGTATTGCCACGGGGAGTTCGTGAGCGAGATAGCTACTCACCCGGGCAACGATAGGCAAATGTTGGATTGTATCCATTGTCACAGCAGCGTCGGTCACGGTCCGTCGCGCTAG
- a CDS encoding ammonia-forming cytochrome c nitrite reductase subunit c552, which produces MNRQSPVHFRASTKIFYLLIIVVVAVATVGVILLLKNVTRRKEEAKQHVFRVVEVTEDTVDPVIWGKNYPRQYDGYRRTVDTERTRHGGSDAFNKLEEDPHWREIFKGYAFGVDYREDRGHAYMLSDQDITERIKIVKQPGACLHCHSSVLPAYREAGIQAGIPADKAHRQEQIMKGFEIVCAMPYDEARKMVSHPVSCIDCHDPETMQLRVTRPAFLNAIRELARSDYPLPHLPSIERWRKEGRKAEYDVNVMATRQEMRSFACGQCHVEYYFKGEGKLLTYPWQKGMRVDQIEGYYDETGFKDWTHKATGAPVLKAQHPEFEMWSQGIHARSGVACADCHMPYKRDGAIKISDHNVRSPLLNVSNACQTCHHFSESELKSRVELIQDRTRDLMVRAEVAVVALIHDVQRAQESGIPEEQLKAAQTLHRKAQWRLDFVAAENSMGFHAPQEAARILGEAIDYARQGQLEILKLQTTATAKDKPVKAN; this is translated from the coding sequence ATGAATCGTCAATCGCCAGTTCATTTTCGAGCTAGTACGAAGATTTTCTATCTGCTAATAATTGTTGTAGTTGCAGTTGCAACGGTGGGAGTTATTCTTCTGTTAAAAAACGTTACCCGGCGCAAAGAAGAGGCGAAGCAGCATGTATTTCGCGTGGTGGAAGTGACTGAGGATACCGTTGACCCTGTTATCTGGGGTAAAAATTACCCGCGTCAATACGATGGTTATCGCCGGACAGTCGATACAGAACGGACCAGACACGGTGGAAGTGATGCCTTCAATAAGCTTGAAGAAGACCCGCACTGGCGTGAAATCTTTAAAGGCTATGCCTTTGGTGTGGATTATCGTGAGGATCGGGGCCATGCCTACATGCTCTCTGATCAGGATATAACGGAACGGATTAAAATTGTCAAACAACCGGGCGCATGTCTGCATTGTCATTCATCTGTCCTGCCTGCTTACCGGGAGGCTGGCATTCAGGCAGGTATACCTGCGGATAAAGCACATCGGCAAGAGCAAATTATGAAAGGTTTTGAAATAGTCTGTGCCATGCCATATGATGAGGCGCGCAAGATGGTCTCCCATCCTGTCTCCTGTATTGATTGCCATGATCCGGAGACCATGCAATTACGCGTTACCAGGCCTGCCTTTCTCAATGCGATTCGAGAGTTAGCCAGATCGGATTATCCATTACCCCATTTACCCAGCATTGAACGCTGGCGTAAAGAAGGGCGTAAAGCTGAGTATGATGTTAATGTGATGGCGACACGACAGGAGATGCGTTCATTTGCCTGTGGCCAATGCCATGTTGAGTATTACTTTAAAGGCGAAGGGAAACTCTTAACGTATCCCTGGCAAAAAGGTATGAGGGTAGACCAGATCGAAGGCTATTATGATGAAACGGGCTTTAAAGATTGGACTCACAAAGCTACCGGTGCGCCGGTACTCAAAGCCCAGCATCCTGAATTTGAAATGTGGAGTCAGGGGATTCATGCCCGTAGCGGTGTGGCATGTGCGGACTGCCATATGCCTTACAAACGGGACGGAGCAATCAAAATCAGCGACCACAATGTGCGCAGTCCGTTATTGAACGTTTCCAATGCATGTCAAACCTGTCATCATTTTAGCGAATCGGAACTTAAGTCGCGTGTTGAATTGATTCAGGACCGCACAAGAGACTTAATGGTTCGTGCTGAGGTCGCGGTGGTTGCCCTTATTCATGATGTACAACGGGCGCAAGAATCTGGTATACCTGAGGAACAATTGAAAGCGGCGCAAACCTTACACCGTAAGGCGCAGTGGCGACTGGACTTTGTGGCAGCAGAAAATTCAATGGGTTTCCACGCTCCACAAGAAGCCGCACGTATACTGGGTGAAGCAATTGATTATGCGCGGCAAGGGCAGCTTGAGATACTGAAATTACAAACTACGGCAACAGCAAAAGATAAACCTGTAAAGGCCAACTGA
- a CDS encoding DUF309 domain-containing protein — protein sequence MNIDMDKFEEGIKFFNEGNYFEAHETWEDQWRGIENSPEKYFIQGLIMVAVALHHYKRKNYIGTSRLLEKGIKLLKKLEGIKIKIDLDDFLKEIVTFQGKVKSSQKCISDKELPRIKRL from the coding sequence ATGAATATAGACATGGATAAATTTGAGGAAGGCATCAAATTCTTCAATGAAGGGAATTATTTCGAAGCCCATGAAACATGGGAAGATCAATGGCGTGGTATTGAAAACTCACCCGAAAAATATTTCATTCAAGGATTGATCATGGTTGCGGTAGCACTCCATCACTACAAACGGAAAAATTATATCGGAACTTCAAGACTTCTCGAAAAAGGCATTAAACTTTTAAAAAAATTGGAAGGGATAAAAATAAAAATTGATCTGGATGATTTCCTGAAAGAGATAGTCACGTTTCAGGGAAAAGTTAAGTCATCCCAAAAATGCATATCAGATAAGGAACTCCCAAGAATTAAAAGACTATAG
- the purM gene encoding phosphoribosylformylglycinamidine cyclo-ligase: MTKKTKKTTKGLSYRDAGVDIDTKGQFTTDIYSKMKTTFSPRVIENPDGFGGLFALNSRLKKYRQPVLVSSTDGVGTKLKIAFMMNKHDTIGIDLVAMCVNDIIVLGAEPLFLLDYLASSKIVPKVLHEVIDGIAEGCRQSGCALIGGETPEMPGFYHDSEYDIAGFVVGVVEKDKIINGKTIKPGDMVIGLSSSGIHSNGFSLVRKVFFDKAKMKTTQSLSKYGLNTTLGAELIKPTKIYVKSILKVLNKHKTKKIVKGMAHITGGGLLENIPRILPEGCAVQLERNRWDVPKIFDIIQNVGGVNDQEMLRVFNMGIGMVLMVSKSDAETLLDDLRHAKEPGMVIGEVTRGDRIVHIV, encoded by the coding sequence ATGACAAAAAAAACCAAGAAAACAACAAAGGGACTTTCTTACAGAGATGCTGGTGTTGATATTGACACAAAAGGTCAATTTACCACAGATATTTACTCAAAAATGAAAACGACCTTCAGTCCGAGGGTAATTGAAAATCCTGATGGATTTGGCGGACTATTTGCGCTAAATTCTCGACTTAAGAAATATCGCCAACCCGTACTCGTCTCCTCCACCGACGGTGTGGGTACCAAATTAAAAATTGCCTTTATGATGAATAAACACGATACCATCGGAATCGATCTTGTGGCCATGTGTGTAAATGACATCATTGTATTGGGGGCAGAGCCCCTATTTCTCCTGGATTATCTGGCAAGTAGCAAGATTGTACCGAAGGTCCTGCACGAAGTAATAGATGGTATTGCAGAAGGATGTCGCCAGTCAGGTTGCGCCCTCATTGGCGGTGAAACACCAGAAATGCCAGGGTTTTATCATGATAGCGAATATGACATCGCAGGTTTTGTGGTTGGTGTCGTTGAAAAGGACAAGATTATCAATGGCAAAACAATAAAACCCGGAGATATGGTGATAGGTTTAAGTTCGAGCGGTATCCACAGCAATGGGTTTTCTCTTGTAAGAAAGGTTTTCTTTGACAAAGCAAAGATGAAAACAACCCAGAGTCTTAGTAAATACGGATTGAATACTACCCTGGGAGCAGAATTGATAAAACCAACTAAAATCTACGTGAAATCGATTTTGAAAGTGTTGAATAAACATAAGACTAAGAAGATCGTAAAGGGGATGGCTCATATTACAGGGGGCGGGCTCCTGGAAAATATACCTCGTATCTTACCGGAAGGTTGTGCTGTTCAGCTGGAAAGAAATAGATGGGACGTTCCGAAGATATTTGACATCATCCAGAATGTAGGTGGCGTTAATGATCAGGAAATGCTTCGTGTATTTAACATGGGTATTGGGATGGTATTGATGGTATCCAAATCAGATGCCGAAACTCTCTTAGATGATCTTAGACATGCAAAAGAACCAGGAATGGTTATTGGTGAAGTTACGAGAGGAGATAGGATTGTACACATTGTATGA